Below is a genomic region from Miscanthus floridulus cultivar M001 chromosome 1, ASM1932011v1, whole genome shotgun sequence.
gccggcccaaacctagccgtaagggtataggggttaatacccccacataagCACGAAACATCACTACGCTCCTTGTTCTACAAACATTTGGGTTCCCGTTTGGAAAACATTTGCGTTGTATCGTTCTACATATTACCACTCCCGTTCCGCGTTCTCATTCCCTTCCAGGAGCATAGCTGCTAAGTGCTAATCTATGAGAGATAAAGACCACACAAAGACACAAATCAATCATAATGCAAGAACTTTAATGTGGTAACTGGTAAGTAAAGAGCAAGGCAAAAGAGTGAAAACTATTGGAGCCGATGATTTATCTCATGGTTATCAGTTGACAAAACACAACCCTTAGCAGTTGGCGCGGCCGTGCGTGCTGGCGAGGCGACGGAGCAGAGCAGCTGGCGATCACACGCACGTAGCACTAGCTCAAATATGCATATATATTCAGGTCAATTAACCCTGAGAGACACACAGTACACGTCAACAATTCAGACCTTGCTGCCATTAACGGTCTCACTGCTACTAGTGTCCTTGGTGTCAGAGTCACTGGCACCACCACTGCTGCTCGCCTCGGCCTCGTGCACCCTTCCGTCCTCTGCTCCTCCGGCAGCCGCCGCTCCGGCCATGCCGACCTCCCTGAACCGGCCGTACAGGTCGCCGCGGTAGAAGTTCCTCGTCCTCCACGCCAGCACCAGCGACACGAGCGCGCCCAGCAGCGTGACGCCGGTGATGATGAGGAACGACTCCCTGAAGCAGCGCACGCCGATGCAGGTGAGGTCCCTGCCCCGCCGCCCGCCCTGCCGGAGCGCCTCCCGGTCGTACATGCGGCCGGCGATGCGGACGTTGAGGATGTAGGAGCCCACGGGGCTGGCCACGGCGCCGAAGTTGTAGAGCGTGGAGTAGTACTTGAGCCCGAACACCTCGGAGATGATGGCGAACAGCAGCGGCCACTGCGCGCCGAAGCAGAAGCCCAGGATCACGGACGCCGCGTACAGCCCGTTGCTGACGCCGAAGGCGATGAGCGCGTGGCCCACGCACGCCAGGAGGAGCACCACCGTGAGCGCCAGCGGCCGGGGCACCTGGTACCGGGCCAGCACGTACTCGGAGGCGAACCCGGACACCACGCGCCCGGCGTAGTTCCAGATGCTCACCAGGGAGACGAACGTGGAGATGGACCGCTGCGGGTAGCCCAGCGACTGCCCGATCTGCCCCATGTTGTCCACCGCCGTCAGCGTGCCGCCGATGCCGCAGATGGTGGCCACGAACAGGACCAGCATGTCCACGCTGAACAGGGCCTGCAGGATGGTGTAGTCCTGGCCCCGCGCCGGTGGCCGGAACACGTCCTGGAAGCAGGACGGCGAGCTGTTGTCCTCGGTGGCGGCGATGGCCTGATGGCGACGATCGGGCGACTCCGGTGCCACGTTATTGTTCGACGCCCGCGTCTTCTCGTCGACGGTGATCGTCACGATGGCGGCCGAGGTTGCTGCTGTTGGCGCCGGCGGCGCAAGGTAGGTCTTCAGCTCTTGCTTCACGACGATGACGATCGGGAAGAAGATGAGCAGGAGGAGCACTACGGCCGTGACGTAGTACGCCGGCTTCGGGAAGTGGATCACCTCCAGCTCGACGACGTTCATGACGAGCAGGTACGCTGCCAGCACGATGGAGGcgtagaggaagaggaagaaggcctTGCGCTCCCCGCGCGCGGCGGCGTTCCGCGGCATGATGCGGATGGTGGGGATGAAGACCAGCGAGATGGCGGCGGGGAGCCACGCCATGAGCAGCACCAGGTCCGCGCCGTCGTTGTCGGTTCCGTAGATGGCGCGGTACAGCTGCGTGAAGATGGCGCCGCTGAGGCCGACGAAGCCCTTGAGCAGGCCGAGCACCACGCCGCGGTCCTCGGGGAAGTTCTTCACGGCGGTGACGAGCGAGCCGGTGTTGGCGAACGACTGCGAGTTGGCGCCGATGGCGATGTACAGGCACATGAGCCACACGGGTGGCTGCGCCGTGCGGCCGGTGATGGCCAGGTAGATCATGAGGTAGCCCACCAGGTTCATGCCAGCGCCGCAGAACAGCACCACCCACGGCGGGGTGACCTCGTTGATGAGCCCAGGTAGGATGCCCACGTTGGCGCCCACGTCCTTGAAGAAGCTCAGCGTGTTGAGCGTCTGCTGGTCGTACCCGAGCGACGTCTTGATCGCCTTGGAGTAGATGCCGAAGATGTAcgtgccgccggccgccgccatgATCAGGATGGACGCGAAGAACATGAACCACCGCCCGCGCATGACGTGCAACGCGAACCGCATCGTGCTCGCGGCGTCGGCGCCGGGGGCCGCCCCCATGGCACGGTCGCCGCCGAACACCATGTTCGTCCACCGGCTGGTTGGTTCTCGGGACGACCACGGACACACACACAAGAGGTCTCTTGAGCTAACTACTAGGTATACCACTTGTGTGAGCCCCAGGACTTGTGCTGGCTACCTTGCTATATGTAGTGAGTACAGACACATGGTGACGGCTGCGCGGACTGAGTGTGACGGCTGACGGCGCGGACTGAGCGGGCGGTCTGCGCGCGGGCGCGAcggcgcgggcgctgcgcggAGTGTGACGGCACGGCTGACGGCGGCGCTGCAAAAGGACACAGACCAGGTACAAAAAGCAACCAATAGAAAGCGCATGATAAGCTGAACGACCGAGGATGCATGTGGCGTTGAGGTGCCGGACTGAGGCGCTGGTGTTCCGCGGCTGGTGTGCCGGCGAGGCGCTGGTGTTCCGCGGTGCCGGACTGAGGCGCTGTCGCGGACTGAGCGGGCGGGTGCCGGGGCGCTGGTGTGCCGCGGACTGAGCGGGCGCTGTGCCGGTCTGAGCGGCGGCTGACGCAGCCACGCGCGGACTGATGACGGCTGGTTGTGGATAACTCTTTCGCTTTAAATCACACGTGCCACACTCTATTCtcttctagttttttttttgccgtGTCCAAGATCTGGACGATTATTTTTTTTGGGAATAAATCCCACGGTGGGAAATCACTTAGCCGAGCAGGTCTCGAACCAGGACCAGTGGCTTCCACACCTGGAGAGCTCACCATCCGAGCTGAGGCTCGGTCCCCTCTCCTAGTTACTTGGCATGCAGTAGTAGCATATGTACTATCTGTATGTGCTCTAAGCTCAATTTAAAGCTTCCGGAGGGGGCATAATGTATTACCCACATTCGTGGTGCCCTTTGTTACTCTGTCATCAAGGAATAAGTAAGGTCACCCATTACAACCTTACATGACTACTGTTCTGTATCATGCAAGTGTGCTTTGTACTCACTCCATTCCAAATTTAAGAtgctttggcttttctagatacattgctttacaATGCATCTAGACagtgtatatctaaatacatagtaaaagctatgaatctaaaaAAAGCTAAAACACCTTATAATTTGCAATGGAGGGAATACTATATATTAAGAATTTTGTGCAtaattttcagtactttttgggCCC
It encodes:
- the LOC136542541 gene encoding protein NUCLEAR FUSION DEFECTIVE 4-like — its product is MVFGGDRAMGAAPGADAASTMRFALHVMRGRWFMFFASILIMAAAGGTYIFGIYSKAIKTSLGYDQQTLNTLSFFKDVGANVGILPGLINEVTPPWVVLFCGAGMNLVGYLMIYLAITGRTAQPPVWLMCLYIAIGANSQSFANTGSLVTAVKNFPEDRGVVLGLLKGFVGLSGAIFTQLYRAIYGTDNDGADLVLLMAWLPAAISLVFIPTIRIMPRNAAARGERKAFFLFLYASIVLAAYLLVMNVVELEVIHFPKPAYYVTAVVLLLLIFFPIVIVVKQELKTYLAPPAPTAATSAAIVTITVDEKTRASNNNVAPESPDRRHQAIAATEDNSSPSCFQDVFRPPARGQDYTILQALFSVDMLVLFVATICGIGGTLTAVDNMGQIGQSLGYPQRSISTFVSLVSIWNYAGRVVSGFASEYVLARYQVPRPLALTVVLLLACVGHALIAFGVSNGLYAASVILGFCFGAQWPLLFAIISEVFGLKYYSTLYNFGAVASPVGSYILNVRIAGRMYDREALRQGGRRGRDLTCIGVRCFRESFLIITGVTLLGALVSLVLAWRTRNFYRGDLYGRFREVGMAGAAAAGGAEDGRVHEAEASSSGGASDSDTKDTSSSETVNGSKV